The segment CCTTCCGGCAATTGCGGAAAAGGGGCCTGCGCCGTTTTTTTTCTGGCTGCGGCGGCTTATTTCATCATCGCGCTGTGGAAGCTGCGCTTTCCGGGACTGTATTACGACGAAATCCCGTTTGCCAACATAGCGCTGGGCTGCCCGTCGGGCGATTTGTCGGTGCACCGGCGCTGGGGCGGCATTCCCGTAATGATAGTTCCGTATTACAGCGCGCTCAAAGGCTGGCTGTATTATCCGGTATTCAAGGCTTTTGGCGTTTCGGCCTGGACAGTGCGCCTGCCTGCGGTTTTATTCGGCGCGGGCGCCATCGCGCTGACTTGCCTTTATGTCCGGAGGTTTTTCGGCGGCGCGGCGGCGCTTGCCGCGCTTTGCCTGATTGCCGTTGACCCTTCCTTTGTTTTCAGCACGCGGCTTGACTGGGCGCCCTCGTCGCTGATGATGCTGTTCAAGGCCGCCTTTCTGCTGGGACTGGCTGAATGGATAATGCGCAAACGCGCGGCGGGACTGTGGCTGGCCGGCGCGGCGGCGGCTGCCGGGACTTTTGACAAGCTCAATTTCATCTGGATTGCGCTGGCCGGGGCGGGCGCGCTGGCAATCGTCTATCACAAGCGGCTGGGCGAGGGGCTGCAGCGCAGCCGCGCCGCCTCAATCGCGCTTTGCGTTCTGCCGGTTCCCTGCGCGCTGCTGGGCGGCTATTATGTAAGCCTCATTCACGGCAGATGGGTGGCGGCGCGGCATTTTCCGCAGCGGCTGGAAGACATCGCGCGGGTCGCGCTTTCCACCGCCGGCGGCTGCGGCCCGCGCGAGTTCATTTTCGGCTGCGGGCTGCGGCAATGCACGGAATATCTTCTGCTGCTGGCGGCGGCATTCGCCGCGGCGTTTGCCGCGCGCGCAGTCTGCAAACGGGCGCTTGCCTCGGCGCGAGAACTGGGGTTCATGGCGCTTTTCTCCGTCCTGCTGCTGGCGCAGATATTCATAACCGCCAATGCCGGCGGGACTCAGCATCTGGTGTTGCTGACGCCGACGGGGCTTGTGATTCTGGCCGCGCTGCTGGCCCCCGCTTTTGAAGACTCGGACATATCCGTAGCCCGCCGGCGCGCGGCGCGCATCCTGGCGTCCTGCGCGCTGGGGCTTGCGCTTTTCGGCGCGCTGCGCGTTGACGCGGCATATATGCGGGATATGGACTCCCCCCCGCAAAACGTCAACTGGGACACCGCCTCCCGCGAACTTGCCGATTATGCCGCCTCCCATCCGGGCAAACGATACGCGGCGGTTGACTGGGGACTGTCAGCTCCGCTGGTGGCGCACAGCCAGGGCAAAGCCGTCTGCCGCGACCTGTGGCAGAACTTCATGGGCTACGCCTATTCGCCGGACCCGCAATGGCTGAAGCGGTTTGGGGACGAGTTCATGCGGCAAGACGTCGTGTTCCTGATGCACGCTGCGGGCGCGCATGTTCCGCCCGCAAGGCGGGAGACGAGGGATAACTTTTTCGCCGCCGCGAAACTGCGCGGCTGGCGGCTGGAGAAACTGGCCGGCATACAATCCTCCGCCGGAAAACCCTTTATTGAGCTTTACGGCGCGGGTTTGATACAATCAGGGAGCGCGGCAGCACAGCGCGGGGTGGTCCGGAAATGAAAAAAATACTCGCCATAGACGATGACGCGAGCATTCTGTCCCTCTATGCCGACATACTGGGCAGGGCGGGCTACGAGGTGCATTGCGCCGAGGATGGCGTCAACGCGCTTTTTAAATATCAGAGCATCAAACCCGACCTCGTGCTGCTGGATTATGAAATCCCCGCCGGAGGCGGCCTGGGCGTTTTCAAGCGGCTGCGCGGCGCGCTGGCGCAGACAGTGCCGGTGCTGTTTGTAACCGGGCATCCGGAATCCGTGCTTGGCATCGCGCTTAAATTCTACAAGGTTGGCTATCTGAAAAAACCGTTCACGCGGGAAGTGCTGGCGCAGAGAGTCCGGGAAGCGCTGGGGGAAGCCCCGCAAGCCGCGCCGCAGCCGGCGCCGCAACCCGCGCAAGCGCCCTCGCCCCAGCCGCAGCAGCAGCCGGCGCAGCCGCCTGCGGTTCAACCCGCCCCCAATCCGGTTCCGCAGCAGCAGCCCGCGCCCCCACCGGCCGCGCCGCAGCCTCCGCCGCAACCCGCGCCGCAACCCGCGCAGCAGCCTATGCGCGCCGCTCCGCCAAACCCGCCCGCGGACGACGATGACGACGATAATCTTCCACCGCTCATCATAAGACCCAGGCAATAACCGCATAAAAAAAGCCGGAGATTTTGCTAACATAAACAAACAAGGAATTTTTATGGCTGACAAAAAACAGAAACCGGCCTCCGCGCCGGCAAAGAAAACCTCGGCGGGCGCGGGGTCGCTGGTAATAGTGGAATCCCCCGCCAAGCAGAAGACGATAGGCAAGATACTGGGCGCGGATTTCGCCGTGCGCAGTTCCTTCGGACACGTGCGCGACCTGCCGGAGCGCGAACTGGGCGTGGACGAGAAAAACGGCTTCGCCCCCACATACAGAACCCTTCCCAAAGCGGAAAAAAACCTGCCCGACATCAAGCGCTGCGCCGCCGCCGCGCGCGACATCTATCTTGCCACTGACCCCGACCGCGAGGGCGAAGCTATCGCCTGGCATCTGGCCCAGATACTGGAGCGCGAGACGGGAAAAATGCGCCGCATCTCTTTTCACGAAATAACGCCTTCCGCAATCAAGCAGGCCATAAACTCTCCCCGCGCCATAGACATCGCGCTGGTGGAGGCGCAGCAGGCCCGCCGCGTGCTGGACAGGCTGGTGGGCTACAAGCTTTCCCCGCTGCTGTGGCGCAAAATCGGCAAGGGGCTTTCCGCCGGGAGGGTGCAGTCCGTCGCGGTGCGCCTGGTGGCGGAGCGCGCCGCCGAAATAGCCGCGTTCAAGGAAGAGGCATACTGGAGCCTGCACGCCCTGCTGGAAAAGCCGGGAGCAAAACCGGAATTTGAAACCCGCCTTGCGCAGTGGCACGGTGCCCCGGTGGAGAAAACCGCCGTCCACAAACTTTTTGCCGAGGATTACCGCGTAAAGACCACGGCGTTTGACACGGAGCAGGCGCTGTCCGGCGCGCTGTCCGCGCTTAAAGCCGGCCCGCTGACAGTGCAAAACGTTGAGACCAAAGAGGTGCGCCAGCGCCCCCGCCCGCCTTTCATAACCAGCACCTTGCAGCAGGACGCATCGGCCAAGCTGGGATTTTCGCCGCAGAGAACCATGATGACGGCGCAATCCCTATACGAAGGCGTTCCCATGGAAGGCGGCGAAACCGTGGGTCTTATAACATACATGCGCACGGATTCGTTCAATGTGTCGCGGGACATCCAGGAAGAGACGCGCAAATTCATCGTCCAGGCCTACGGGGACAAATTCCTGCCCCCCCGCCCGCCTCTCTACGCGGGCAAGGTAAAAGGCGCGCAGGAAGCGCACGAGGCCATACACCCCACCAGCGTTTTCAGAAGGCCGCAGGACATGAAACCCTTTCTCTCGGGCGAGCAGTTCAAGCTCTACGAGCTTATCTGGCTGCGCTTTGTGGCCAGCCAGCTCTCCGACGCAACTTTTGAGGCGGTCTCCGCCGACATCGCGATAGGCGCTCCCGCCGCGCCGGAAGGCATTCTGCGCGCCACGGGCCGCACGGAGAAATTCGCCGGCTATCTGACCGTATACAAGGAAGAGCGCGAAGACGACGGCGAGGAGGAAAACACCCCCCTGCCGCCGCTTCAGCAGGGCGACGCGCTGAAACTGCTGGACGCGCCCTGCCGCAGGCATCAGACCTCTCCCCCTCCGGCATACAGCGAGGCCAGCCTCATCCGCGCGCTGGAACGGCACGGCATAGGCCGCCCGTCCACATACGCGCCCACGATAAAAACCATCGTGGACCGCAAATACGTCGCAAAGAACCTCAAAAGCGGCCGGCTTGCGCCCACGGACCTGGGCGCCACCGTTACAGAGCGGCTCAAAGGCTATTTCCCGGAGCTGATGGAGCTTTCCTACACCGCCGACATAGAAACCAAACTAGACGACGTGGCCGACGGCTCGCGCAAATGGGACGCCGTGGTGAACGATTTCTACAAGCCGTTCGTGTCGGACCTGGCCAAGGCGTATAAAGAGATGGCCGCCCCGCAACCCAAGGAAACGGACGAGAAATGCCCGCTCTGC is part of the Elusimicrobiales bacterium genome and harbors:
- the topA gene encoding type I DNA topoisomerase, with amino-acid sequence MADKKQKPASAPAKKTSAGAGSLVIVESPAKQKTIGKILGADFAVRSSFGHVRDLPERELGVDEKNGFAPTYRTLPKAEKNLPDIKRCAAAARDIYLATDPDREGEAIAWHLAQILERETGKMRRISFHEITPSAIKQAINSPRAIDIALVEAQQARRVLDRLVGYKLSPLLWRKIGKGLSAGRVQSVAVRLVAERAAEIAAFKEEAYWSLHALLEKPGAKPEFETRLAQWHGAPVEKTAVHKLFAEDYRVKTTAFDTEQALSGALSALKAGPLTVQNVETKEVRQRPRPPFITSTLQQDASAKLGFSPQRTMMTAQSLYEGVPMEGGETVGLITYMRTDSFNVSRDIQEETRKFIVQAYGDKFLPPRPPLYAGKVKGAQEAHEAIHPTSVFRRPQDMKPFLSGEQFKLYELIWLRFVASQLSDATFEAVSADIAIGAPAAPEGILRATGRTEKFAGYLTVYKEEREDDGEEENTPLPPLQQGDALKLLDAPCRRHQTSPPPAYSEASLIRALERHGIGRPSTYAPTIKTIVDRKYVAKNLKSGRLAPTDLGATVTERLKGYFPELMELSYTADIETKLDDVADGSRKWDAVVNDFYKPFVSDLAKAYKEMAAPQPKETDEKCPLCGEKMLLRESRFGKYLSCSQYPKCKGKARLDSEGKKVTPEATNEVCQKCGKPMVIRTGRRGKFMACSGFPACRNTVSIDAQGNKVAGYSPVTTSHKCPKCSSAMLLRKSARGYFLACSAYPKCRSTAIISEADAKEILEKTAAK
- a CDS encoding response regulator translates to MKKILAIDDDASILSLYADILGRAGYEVHCAEDGVNALFKYQSIKPDLVLLDYEIPAGGGLGVFKRLRGALAQTVPVLFVTGHPESVLGIALKFYKVGYLKKPFTREVLAQRVREALGEAPQAAPQPAPQPAQAPSPQPQQQPAQPPAVQPAPNPVPQQQPAPPPAAPQPPPQPAPQPAQQPMRAAPPNPPADDDDDDNLPPLIIRPRQ
- a CDS encoding glycosyltransferase family 39 protein, whose translation is MKDATQPSGAGLPSGNCGKGACAVFFLAAAAYFIIALWKLRFPGLYYDEIPFANIALGCPSGDLSVHRRWGGIPVMIVPYYSALKGWLYYPVFKAFGVSAWTVRLPAVLFGAGAIALTCLYVRRFFGGAAALAALCLIAVDPSFVFSTRLDWAPSSLMMLFKAAFLLGLAEWIMRKRAAGLWLAGAAAAAGTFDKLNFIWIALAGAGALAIVYHKRLGEGLQRSRAASIALCVLPVPCALLGGYYVSLIHGRWVAARHFPQRLEDIARVALSTAGGCGPREFIFGCGLRQCTEYLLLLAAAFAAAFAARAVCKRALASARELGFMALFSVLLLAQIFITANAGGTQHLVLLTPTGLVILAALLAPAFEDSDISVARRRAARILASCALGLALFGALRVDAAYMRDMDSPPQNVNWDTASRELADYAASHPGKRYAAVDWGLSAPLVAHSQGKAVCRDLWQNFMGYAYSPDPQWLKRFGDEFMRQDVVFLMHAAGAHVPPARRETRDNFFAAAKLRGWRLEKLAGIQSSAGKPFIELYGAGLIQSGSAAAQRGVVRK